The Corynebacterium renale genome includes a region encoding these proteins:
- a CDS encoding sulfite exporter TauE/SafE family protein: MVALFVVFLTVFVGSCMQRVSGMGLGLIGGPVLALLLGPVEGILVVNVLACVNAALISVNVRKNIDWKILKFLAPALVLGAIPGALVVREAPADVLQIAVGGLLLVALAIVTWFKSAFPPAHGGGPAVGAGIAAGFMNALAGIAGPALTVYAQASRWEQRKYAATLQPCFFVSGLFSFVLKVGLGAASLEHTNPWIWVAGGLAMCAGIATGIQISKHVERGKAYKLALGLAATGGIVTMTRGVISVVGE; this comes from the coding sequence ATGGTTGCGTTGTTCGTCGTTTTCCTGACCGTATTCGTCGGATCGTGCATGCAACGCGTCTCCGGCATGGGGTTGGGGCTCATCGGCGGCCCGGTGCTGGCACTCTTGTTGGGGCCGGTTGAAGGCATCCTTGTTGTGAATGTGCTCGCGTGCGTGAATGCTGCGTTGATCAGCGTGAACGTGCGGAAGAACATCGACTGGAAAATTCTGAAATTCCTAGCGCCAGCTCTTGTGTTAGGTGCGATTCCAGGGGCACTCGTGGTGCGCGAAGCGCCCGCGGATGTTCTCCAGATTGCGGTGGGTGGGCTGTTGTTGGTCGCGCTCGCGATAGTCACCTGGTTTAAGTCCGCCTTCCCGCCAGCGCACGGCGGAGGCCCCGCCGTTGGCGCGGGAATAGCAGCTGGATTCATGAACGCGTTAGCCGGAATCGCCGGGCCGGCACTGACTGTATACGCCCAGGCGTCGAGATGGGAACAGCGCAAATACGCAGCAACCCTGCAACCGTGTTTCTTCGTTTCTGGGTTATTTTCTTTCGTACTCAAAGTAGGGCTCGGCGCGGCATCGCTGGAGCACACCAACCCGTGGATTTGGGTTGCCGGCGGTCTTGCGATGTGTGCCGGTATTGCCACAGGCATCCAGATTTCCAAGCACGTGGAACGCGGTAAAGCCTACAAGCTAGCGCTTGGGTTAGCTGCGACAGGTGGCATCGTCACAATGACGCGCGGCGTGATTTCTGTAGTGGGGGAGTAA
- the coaD gene encoding pantetheine-phosphate adenylyltransferase, translated as MRKAVVPGSFDPITFGHLDIVERASRQFDELIVLVTANPNKASGLFTVEERMGLIREATRHIPNVTVDTWGGLLVDYTTEHGVGALVKGLRSSLDYDYEVPMAQMNRRLSGVDTFFLMTDEKYGYVSSSLCKEVAKYGGSIEGLVPDNVVAAVNSKYHE; from the coding sequence ATGCGTAAGGCCGTAGTCCCCGGGTCCTTCGACCCAATCACGTTCGGGCACCTGGACATCGTGGAGCGCGCGAGCCGACAGTTCGACGAACTCATTGTGCTCGTGACCGCAAACCCCAACAAAGCCTCCGGTCTGTTTACAGTGGAAGAACGAATGGGCCTAATCCGCGAGGCCACGCGCCATATCCCGAATGTGACGGTGGACACCTGGGGAGGCCTTCTCGTTGATTACACCACGGAGCACGGAGTCGGAGCACTAGTCAAGGGATTGCGATCCTCCTTGGACTACGACTACGAAGTCCCCATGGCGCAGATGAACCGTCGCCTATCCGGGGTAGACACCTTCTTCCTGATGACTGACGAAAAGTACGGGTACGTGTCCTCCTCGCTGTGCAAAGAGGTAGCCAAGTATGGCGGAAGTATCGAAGGCCTGGTTCCCGATAACGTAGTCGCTGCCGTGAATTCGAAATACCACGAGTAA
- a CDS encoding ATP-dependent DNA helicase RecG — MLGWHDRRTLDTLFEKKTATEIRKELGLSTVDELLAYRPRTYSRNGAHVGVGNAEEGEQVTIVGEVLDVRQSTTRNGMRITTVTIFDGTVNLTASFFRVTFIAKVLLPGTKAMFTGKVRYYRGQPQLQHPQYVILRRASKETLASFGEETDEQPTELELRLAKRDYVPIYPATKKATSWKIMDWVDHVLANVPPIPEPLDEPPAFLPSFDQAIRGVHVPGPEGPEPHIERLKYNEALELATVMALRRADNHDRVAAANPPRHGGMREGLLGSLPYELTAGQQEVVETISHDLSQEHPMSRLLQGEVGSGKTVVALLSMLQVIDNGRQCAFMAPTEVLATQHWASLQSLCMDLPLTVVLLTGSLSTQDRQDALLKIVSGQADIVVGTHALFQDSVDFFDLGLVVVDEQHRFGVEQRDDLRAKGGHPHLLVMTATPIPRTIAMTVFGDLAISSLRELPGGRKPIQSFVVHKGRPAWWERTWSRLYEEVEDGHQGYVVCPSIEGEGGVLELANVLRARWPNLRIEELHGKLHPEDKDYVMAEFAAGRIDVLVATTVIEVGVDVANATVMVITQAERFGISQLHQLRGRVGRGGHASICFLMTATPDQAALERLEAVAATTSGFDLADIDLRHRQEGDILGAAQSGKSRLKILNLLADQDIIAMGQDDAADLVARHPDLARTLVSDIEEESQDFLEKN, encoded by the coding sequence ATGCTGGGGTGGCACGATCGGCGAACGTTAGACACACTTTTTGAAAAGAAAACTGCCACCGAAATCCGCAAAGAGCTGGGGCTTAGTACTGTCGATGAGCTGCTGGCGTACCGGCCACGAACCTATTCCCGCAACGGTGCGCACGTAGGCGTTGGCAACGCGGAAGAAGGGGAGCAAGTCACCATCGTCGGGGAAGTCTTGGACGTTCGCCAGTCCACGACTCGCAACGGCATGCGGATCACCACGGTGACGATCTTCGATGGCACCGTCAACCTGACTGCAAGTTTCTTCCGCGTCACGTTCATCGCCAAAGTCCTGTTACCGGGGACCAAAGCAATGTTTACCGGCAAAGTCCGCTACTACCGGGGACAACCGCAACTGCAACACCCCCAATACGTCATCTTGCGGCGTGCTTCCAAAGAAACGTTGGCCAGCTTCGGGGAGGAAACCGACGAGCAACCTACCGAACTGGAACTGCGCCTAGCCAAGCGCGATTACGTGCCTATCTACCCGGCTACCAAAAAAGCCACCTCCTGGAAGATTATGGACTGGGTTGATCACGTACTGGCCAACGTTCCGCCCATCCCCGAACCGTTGGATGAGCCACCCGCATTCTTGCCGAGCTTCGACCAGGCGATTCGGGGCGTGCACGTCCCAGGACCTGAAGGCCCGGAGCCGCACATCGAGCGTCTCAAGTACAACGAGGCCCTTGAACTAGCAACTGTCATGGCTTTGCGACGTGCCGACAACCACGACCGCGTCGCAGCCGCGAATCCACCGCGACACGGTGGAATGCGCGAGGGCCTGCTGGGCAGCCTGCCGTATGAACTCACGGCGGGGCAGCAGGAAGTCGTGGAAACTATCTCGCACGACCTGTCCCAAGAGCACCCGATGTCTCGTCTCTTGCAGGGGGAAGTCGGTTCGGGTAAGACGGTCGTGGCGCTGCTGTCCATGCTCCAAGTCATTGATAATGGGCGCCAGTGCGCATTTATGGCACCGACCGAAGTCCTTGCCACTCAACATTGGGCGAGCCTGCAGTCCCTGTGCATGGACTTGCCACTTACTGTCGTATTGCTCACGGGCTCTTTGAGCACTCAGGACCGTCAGGACGCACTGCTGAAGATTGTCAGCGGGCAGGCTGACATCGTGGTCGGTACGCACGCGCTCTTCCAAGATAGCGTAGATTTCTTCGACCTTGGCTTGGTCGTCGTCGACGAGCAGCACCGCTTTGGTGTAGAACAGCGTGACGACCTGCGTGCCAAGGGCGGACACCCGCATCTGCTGGTGATGACTGCGACCCCGATTCCGCGCACCATCGCCATGACAGTCTTCGGTGACCTCGCGATTTCCAGCCTCCGCGAACTACCGGGCGGGCGTAAGCCGATCCAGTCATTCGTGGTGCATAAGGGTAGACCCGCGTGGTGGGAACGTACCTGGTCCCGGCTCTACGAAGAGGTCGAAGACGGGCACCAAGGCTACGTGGTGTGCCCGTCGATTGAAGGCGAAGGCGGCGTCCTGGAACTGGCGAACGTCCTGCGCGCACGGTGGCCGAACCTCCGGATTGAGGAATTGCATGGCAAGTTGCATCCGGAGGATAAAGACTACGTGATGGCAGAATTCGCGGCCGGGCGCATCGATGTCCTCGTAGCTACTACGGTTATCGAGGTCGGCGTGGACGTGGCCAATGCCACCGTCATGGTCATTACGCAGGCCGAACGGTTTGGCATTTCCCAGTTGCATCAGTTGCGCGGGCGCGTCGGGCGTGGCGGGCACGCGTCGATATGCTTCCTCATGACGGCAACTCCTGATCAAGCGGCGTTGGAGCGTCTCGAGGCAGTGGCTGCGACGACCAGCGGCTTCGACCTAGCGGACATCGACCTACGGCACCGACAGGAAGGCGACATTCTGGGTGCTGCGCAGTCCGGGAAGTCGCGCCTGAAGATCCTAAACCTGCTCGCGGACCAAGATATTATTGCGATGGGCCAAGACGACGCCGCCGACCTGGTTGCCCGCCACCCAGATTTAGCCCGCACCCTGGTATCTGATATAGAAGAAGAGTCGCAAGACTTCCTGGAAAAGAACTAG
- a CDS encoding amino acid ABC transporter ATP-binding protein, with amino-acid sequence MSTPMIEMKQVCKSFGQLEVLKGIDLVVPKGTVTCLIGPSGSGKSTLLRCVNHLEKVTAGRLYVDGQLIGYKEKDGTLYEISEKEAANQRAGIGMVFQQFNLFPHRTAVENIMEAPVHVKNVPADQARTKALELLDMVGLAHKADAYPAQLSGGQQQRVAIARAVAMEPKLMLFDEPTSALDPELVGEVLRVMKELANQGMTMLVVTHEMGFAHEVADQIVFMDGGVVVESGTPEQVLDNPQHERTQSFLHSFNK; translated from the coding sequence ATGAGCACGCCGATGATTGAAATGAAGCAGGTCTGCAAATCCTTCGGCCAACTTGAAGTGCTCAAGGGCATCGATCTGGTAGTGCCGAAAGGTACTGTCACCTGTCTTATCGGGCCGTCCGGTTCCGGTAAGTCCACTCTGCTGCGCTGCGTGAACCACTTGGAGAAGGTCACCGCGGGCCGCCTCTACGTGGATGGCCAGCTGATTGGCTACAAGGAAAAGGATGGCACCCTCTACGAAATCTCGGAGAAGGAAGCTGCCAACCAACGCGCCGGAATCGGCATGGTCTTCCAACAGTTCAACCTGTTCCCACACCGCACTGCGGTAGAGAACATCATGGAAGCGCCGGTCCACGTGAAGAATGTGCCTGCCGATCAAGCCCGCACTAAGGCCCTGGAACTGTTGGACATGGTGGGATTAGCGCACAAGGCTGACGCCTACCCTGCCCAGCTTTCCGGTGGACAACAGCAGCGCGTCGCAATCGCACGTGCGGTCGCGATGGAGCCGAAGCTCATGCTTTTCGATGAACCCACGTCCGCCCTCGACCCCGAGCTTGTGGGAGAAGTCCTCCGGGTGATGAAGGAACTGGCGAACCAGGGAATGACCATGCTGGTTGTTACCCACGAGATGGGTTTTGCGCACGAGGTTGCCGACCAAATCGTGTTTATGGACGGTGGCGTAGTCGTAGAATCCGGCACGCCTGAACAGGTTCTAGATAACCCACAGCACGAGCGCACGCAGAGCTTCTTACATTCGTTTAACAAGTAA
- a CDS encoding ABC transporter substrate-binding protein, whose product MKKRTPLMTVPAVLASVALLSGCVTNSETGTPEGWEPILPEADADVMALVPEDIAARGTISIGTNPPFAPFQFKDSAGNIIGVEMDLAAATASIMGLDLEIVQQEFAMILPAVDAGTLDFGASGFTDTEERRERYDFIDTFFAGIQWAQRVDEPTVDPDNACGLTVAVQRNTVPETDDLRPKNEKCIEEGKDEIEILSYETADQAATALVVGRADAFVADSPVTAWTIERADGQLKNTGDMYDAAPYGYASPKGSQLTEALAAAFQKLIDSGDYQRIMDQWNIQSGLVEESLINEVPYKEFLAGRR is encoded by the coding sequence ATGAAAAAACGCACACCGTTGATGACGGTGCCAGCCGTGCTGGCAAGCGTTGCACTGCTATCTGGTTGCGTCACCAACTCTGAAACCGGGACTCCCGAAGGCTGGGAGCCTATACTTCCGGAGGCCGATGCCGATGTGATGGCTTTGGTTCCTGAGGATATTGCTGCTCGCGGCACCATCTCTATTGGCACGAACCCTCCGTTTGCGCCGTTCCAGTTTAAAGACTCCGCCGGCAACATCATCGGCGTGGAGATGGACCTCGCCGCAGCGACTGCCTCCATCATGGGGCTGGACTTGGAGATTGTGCAGCAAGAATTTGCCATGATTCTCCCGGCTGTGGACGCGGGAACCCTGGACTTTGGCGCCTCCGGTTTCACTGATACTGAAGAACGTCGCGAACGCTACGACTTCATCGACACGTTCTTCGCGGGCATTCAGTGGGCGCAGCGCGTCGACGAGCCCACCGTCGATCCTGACAACGCCTGTGGCTTGACTGTTGCGGTACAGCGCAACACTGTCCCCGAGACCGATGACCTTCGTCCGAAGAACGAAAAGTGCATCGAAGAGGGCAAGGACGAAATCGAAATCCTCTCCTACGAAACCGCTGACCAGGCAGCCACCGCTCTGGTCGTGGGGCGGGCGGATGCCTTCGTTGCCGACTCCCCCGTCACCGCGTGGACGATCGAGCGTGCCGACGGCCAGCTCAAGAACACCGGCGACATGTACGATGCCGCGCCGTATGGCTACGCCTCGCCAAAAGGTTCGCAGCTGACCGAAGCACTGGCTGCAGCGTTCCAGAAGCTGATTGATTCCGGCGATTATCAGCGGATTATGGATCAGTGGAATATTCAGAGCGGGCTCGTTGAAGAATCGTTGATTAACGAAGTCCCCTATAAAGAATTTTTGGCCGGAAGAAGGTAA
- the rsmD gene encoding 16S rRNA (guanine(966)-N(2))-methyltransferase RsmD — translation MARIVSGNARGRTLKVPPEGTRPTSDRAKEGLFSSLQVRFGFNGRTVADLFAGSGALGLEALSRGADSVVLVENHKPAVKIIEHNIAKVNMPGARVDEMKVSTWVKSAPREHFDMILADPPYDLPDEDVTEMVNALRPLLIDGAVVVVERHRESPETAWPADFHPTTQKLKKRTYGIARMDMAVYEKAE, via the coding sequence ATGGCCCGCATCGTGTCCGGCAATGCCCGAGGACGCACCCTCAAAGTGCCACCGGAGGGGACCCGGCCAACCTCTGACCGGGCTAAGGAAGGCCTCTTTTCCTCCCTGCAGGTCCGCTTCGGTTTCAATGGCCGTACCGTCGCTGATCTCTTCGCCGGTTCCGGGGCGTTGGGGCTGGAAGCCCTGTCCCGGGGCGCCGATTCGGTGGTGCTCGTGGAAAACCACAAGCCAGCGGTCAAAATTATCGAACACAACATTGCCAAAGTGAATATGCCCGGCGCCCGCGTCGATGAGATGAAAGTCTCCACGTGGGTGAAATCCGCCCCCCGCGAGCACTTCGACATGATCCTCGCTGACCCACCCTATGACCTCCCAGATGAGGACGTCACTGAGATGGTAAACGCGCTGCGCCCATTGCTTATCGACGGCGCCGTGGTCGTCGTCGAACGCCACCGCGAATCCCCCGAGACCGCTTGGCCCGCCGACTTCCACCCAACCACCCAAAAGCTGAAGAAGCGCACCTACGGCATTGCCCGCATGGACATGGCCGTGTACGAGAAAGCCGAATAA
- a CDS encoding uracil-DNA glycosylase, protein MPTMNSPLPVHPTWQEPLSEVAAQIHAMGDFLRQENAAGRGYLPAGENVLRAFTYPFDTAKVLIIGQDPYPTPGHAMGLSFSTEPGVRPLPRSVANIFKELHDDLGITAVDADLTPWAEQGVIMLNRVLTVQPGKAGSHRGKGWEAITEHAIRALAARDTPLVAILWGNDARSCARFMPGVPTIESVHPSPLSARRGFFGSRPFSRANQILNDVGATPVNWEL, encoded by the coding sequence ATGCCGACTATGAACAGCCCACTTCCCGTACACCCGACGTGGCAAGAACCTTTAAGCGAGGTGGCGGCGCAGATTCATGCCATGGGTGACTTCCTCCGCCAAGAAAACGCAGCCGGCCGTGGATACTTGCCCGCTGGTGAAAACGTGTTGCGGGCCTTTACCTATCCCTTCGACACCGCCAAAGTGCTGATCATCGGCCAGGATCCGTATCCCACGCCAGGGCACGCCATGGGGCTTTCGTTTTCTACGGAACCAGGGGTTCGGCCGTTGCCACGGTCGGTGGCCAACATCTTTAAAGAACTTCACGACGACCTAGGCATCACAGCTGTTGACGCCGACCTCACCCCTTGGGCCGAGCAGGGCGTGATCATGCTCAACAGAGTCCTCACCGTGCAACCCGGCAAAGCGGGCTCCCACCGGGGCAAAGGGTGGGAAGCAATCACCGAGCATGCTATCCGGGCACTTGCCGCCAGGGACACGCCCTTGGTCGCCATCTTGTGGGGCAACGATGCCCGGTCTTGCGCGCGGTTTATGCCCGGAGTTCCCACTATCGAAAGCGTGCACCCTTCCCCGCTGTCGGCCCGCCGCGGGTTCTTCGGCTCCCGCCCATTTTCCCGAGCCAACCAGATCTTGAACGACGTCGGGGCGACACCAGTCAACTGGGAACTGTAG
- a CDS encoding DUF368 domain-containing protein has product MSSTSPLTAVGNLVKGALIGMAELVPGISGGTVALIVGIYERALHNGNLLIDAVKDRSAQKFKEVDWPFLIAIALGMVGAVFGMSTVMHSFVENYPEISKGLFLGMVAVSILVPLGMVDPREAKAKRLKLVILFALGALAAFFGTGFTSTPHENPSLIMIFFAAMVAVCALILPGLSGSFLLLAMGLYSPVMESLSNREWDVILVFVLGAVVGVTCFVKFLDWLLSTHRTVTLIFMAGLMLGSLRALWPWQTDHADLLAPYGNQLPVWFAVAVGALAVAGLLFYDYRQGRSGSTPGHSEVKEESDPQ; this is encoded by the coding sequence ATGTCTTCTACCAGTCCGCTCACTGCGGTCGGAAACCTGGTTAAGGGTGCACTCATCGGCATGGCCGAGCTCGTGCCCGGAATCTCAGGTGGCACCGTCGCCCTGATTGTGGGCATTTACGAGCGCGCGCTCCACAACGGCAATCTCCTTATCGACGCCGTCAAGGACCGCTCAGCTCAAAAATTCAAAGAGGTCGACTGGCCTTTCCTTATCGCTATCGCACTCGGCATGGTGGGAGCCGTCTTCGGGATGTCCACCGTCATGCACAGCTTCGTGGAGAATTACCCCGAAATATCCAAGGGCCTTTTCCTTGGAATGGTCGCGGTGTCGATTCTCGTGCCACTTGGCATGGTTGACCCCCGCGAAGCTAAAGCAAAGCGGCTCAAACTGGTCATACTCTTCGCTCTTGGCGCACTGGCTGCGTTCTTCGGCACCGGTTTTACTTCCACTCCCCACGAAAATCCCTCGCTGATCATGATTTTCTTCGCGGCGATGGTTGCCGTGTGTGCCCTGATCCTCCCCGGACTTTCCGGTTCATTCCTCTTGCTGGCAATGGGCTTGTACAGCCCGGTTATGGAATCGTTGAGCAATCGCGAATGGGATGTCATCCTCGTTTTCGTTCTCGGTGCAGTTGTGGGCGTGACCTGCTTTGTTAAGTTCCTGGACTGGCTGCTAAGCACGCACCGGACCGTCACACTGATCTTCATGGCCGGCCTCATGCTCGGTTCTTTGCGTGCCCTGTGGCCATGGCAGACTGACCACGCCGACTTGTTGGCACCGTATGGTAACCAACTTCCCGTCTGGTTTGCCGTTGCGGTTGGCGCTCTTGCCGTGGCCGGTCTGTTGTTCTACGACTACCGCCAGGGCCGCTCTGGATCTACGCCTGGCCACTCGGAGGTAAAGGAAGAGAGCGATCCACAATGA
- a CDS encoding amino acid ABC transporter permease, translated as MDNSSEKEKGAQVTSHSSSAHGHYVNDGTRPAGPKPIKAVPLKHPGRWVAAIIVLAIAVWFVIDALGNEAYGWDTYRQYLFDTRIAKAAVHTITITVLAMILGVILGVLAAVMRMSPNPVFRGVSWVFLWIFRGTPIYVQLVFWGLLGSLYQAITIGSFSISLEGVLSNMFVLAVLGLGLNEGAYMAEIVRSGIQAVPEGQLEASKALGMSWGLTMRRTVLPQAMRIIIPPTGNEFISLLKTTSLVVAIPYTHELYGRSMDIANALFDPVPMLLVAATWYLAITSLLMVGQHYLEKYYERGATRELTARQLAALADAEGALPGNVTVIPEPEKRSR; from the coding sequence ATGGATAACTCGTCAGAGAAGGAAAAGGGGGCGCAGGTGACGTCGCACAGCAGCAGCGCACACGGCCACTATGTCAACGACGGAACCCGGCCAGCAGGGCCGAAGCCTATTAAGGCTGTTCCGCTGAAGCATCCGGGCCGCTGGGTCGCGGCAATTATCGTGCTAGCTATTGCCGTCTGGTTCGTTATCGACGCGCTAGGCAACGAGGCCTACGGCTGGGACACGTACCGGCAGTACCTCTTTGATACCCGGATTGCGAAGGCAGCTGTACACACCATCACGATTACGGTGCTAGCCATGATCTTGGGTGTCATCCTGGGCGTTCTTGCAGCAGTCATGCGCATGAGCCCCAACCCTGTATTCCGTGGCGTGAGCTGGGTCTTCCTCTGGATTTTCCGGGGCACACCAATCTACGTGCAGCTGGTGTTCTGGGGTCTACTTGGTTCGCTGTACCAAGCGATTACGATCGGCTCTTTCTCCATCAGTTTGGAGGGCGTGCTTTCTAATATGTTCGTTCTCGCAGTGTTGGGGCTTGGCCTGAACGAGGGCGCGTACATGGCTGAGATTGTCCGGTCTGGCATCCAAGCAGTTCCTGAGGGCCAGTTGGAAGCGTCCAAGGCGCTCGGCATGAGCTGGGGCCTGACCATGCGCCGTACTGTCCTGCCGCAGGCGATGCGCATCATCATCCCGCCGACCGGTAACGAATTCATCTCGCTGCTCAAGACCACTTCCCTGGTCGTTGCTATTCCGTACACCCATGAGCTGTACGGCCGCTCGATGGATATCGCGAACGCTCTCTTCGACCCAGTACCGATGCTTTTGGTCGCCGCGACCTGGTACCTTGCCATTACGTCGTTGCTCATGGTCGGCCAGCATTACCTGGAAAAGTACTACGAGCGTGGTGCCACCCGCGAACTCACCGCCCGCCAGTTGGCAGCGCTTGCCGACGCCGAAGGAGCCCTCCCCGGCAACGTCACCGTCATCCCTGAGCCTGAAAAGAGGTCCCGTTAA
- a CDS encoding DAK2 domain-containing protein, whose translation MSKTTVLDGPRLHSWARRAVAELSARRAEINHINVFPVPDADTGSNMAFTMNSALAAAEELDEDASTVEVATALARGAVRGARGNSGLALSQVLRGVAEASGDGIDGEAIRQALAKATVFVESAIADPVEGTVISVLRAAHDAAQGETIEDVVSNAAAAARKALANTPSQLPVLREAGVVDAGGQGLVVLLDALESEILGREASTPPVAPLQSVPRTIGTPTCDHGTPAGSDAHLEVMFTFVGDAAQLTDALKDLGDSLFAAPLDDATAKVHIHSHDAGRVVEKAFSLGQVSELRFEVLPGPAPTAYVNTEAPTRRQVIAIAGPGQVADLFTAAGATVIAPDDQMEARLAAARDAFPETIVIANGYVPPLRTTHHVVLDVPRTVAGFAAIAVYEDNAPLDKAVESMEEAASEMRSAVIDQTAHAFLTPAGACGKGDYLTETTPGNVIRVSDTLDEAIENTIRDLLAEGGEQVTLLARTGVDISTDNLAARFRGNVDIMSYVADNVEGLVQVGVE comes from the coding sequence ATGTCCAAAACCACAGTCCTTGACGGCCCGCGCCTGCACTCGTGGGCGCGTCGAGCTGTGGCGGAGTTGTCTGCTCGGCGCGCGGAAATAAACCACATCAACGTGTTCCCAGTCCCTGATGCGGATACGGGTTCAAACATGGCTTTCACCATGAATTCGGCCCTGGCAGCAGCTGAGGAACTAGATGAAGACGCCTCCACCGTCGAGGTAGCAACGGCCCTAGCCCGCGGGGCTGTACGCGGAGCTCGGGGCAATTCCGGCCTGGCGCTTTCCCAGGTGTTGCGTGGCGTCGCAGAAGCCTCAGGCGATGGCATCGACGGCGAGGCTATCCGCCAAGCGCTGGCGAAGGCAACCGTATTCGTCGAATCAGCGATTGCAGATCCCGTCGAGGGAACCGTCATTTCGGTGCTGCGGGCAGCCCACGACGCCGCCCAGGGAGAGACCATCGAAGACGTGGTCTCCAACGCGGCAGCGGCCGCGCGCAAGGCGCTTGCAAACACTCCGTCCCAGCTCCCGGTGCTGCGCGAAGCTGGCGTCGTTGATGCAGGTGGCCAGGGCTTAGTAGTGCTTCTCGACGCCCTCGAATCCGAAATACTGGGCCGGGAAGCAAGCACCCCGCCTGTGGCCCCACTTCAGTCTGTTCCCCGCACTATTGGCACCCCAACGTGTGATCACGGGACACCTGCTGGTTCAGATGCTCACCTCGAGGTCATGTTCACCTTCGTCGGCGACGCCGCCCAGCTGACCGATGCGCTGAAAGATTTAGGCGATAGCCTCTTCGCCGCGCCACTGGATGACGCCACTGCCAAGGTCCACATTCACTCCCATGACGCTGGACGGGTCGTGGAAAAAGCTTTCTCCCTCGGTCAGGTGAGCGAACTTCGCTTCGAAGTACTTCCCGGTCCTGCTCCGACGGCGTACGTGAACACGGAGGCCCCGACGCGTCGTCAAGTGATTGCCATCGCCGGCCCTGGGCAAGTCGCCGACCTCTTCACCGCGGCGGGCGCCACCGTCATTGCTCCTGATGATCAGATGGAAGCGCGCCTTGCAGCCGCCCGCGACGCGTTCCCAGAAACGATTGTCATTGCCAATGGGTACGTGCCACCCCTGCGCACCACTCATCACGTAGTCCTCGACGTGCCGCGCACAGTTGCCGGTTTCGCTGCGATCGCAGTCTACGAGGATAACGCCCCGCTAGATAAGGCGGTAGAGTCCATGGAGGAAGCGGCGTCAGAAATGCGCAGCGCCGTCATCGATCAGACCGCGCATGCCTTCCTCACCCCGGCAGGCGCATGCGGTAAAGGGGACTACCTCACGGAAACGACTCCGGGCAACGTCATTCGCGTCTCGGATACCCTCGATGAAGCCATCGAAAATACCATCCGCGACCTGCTTGCCGAAGGCGGGGAACAGGTCACACTACTTGCCCGAACCGGGGTGGATATCAGCACCGACAACCTCGCCGCGCGTTTTCGCGGTAATGTCGACATCATGTCGTACGTTGCAGACAACGTAGAAGGGCTCGTTCAAGTAGGGGTGGAATAA